The Danio rerio strain Tuebingen ecotype United States chromosome 1, GRCz12tu, whole genome shotgun sequence genome includes a region encoding these proteins:
- the slitrk1 gene encoding SLIT and NTRK-like protein 1 — translation MLLWIVLLKAALCVAIGNVTRDVCKEQICSCNAIEGDLHIDCEKRSLTNLHHLTGPSSQFYHLLLHGNSLSRLFPNEFANFYNAVSLHLENNGLHDIVPGAFLGLQLVKRLHINNNKIRSFKKNTFLGLDDLEYLQADFNLLRDIDPSVFRDLSKLEVLILNDNLISALPINVFQNVPITHLDLRGNRIKTLPYEGILEQIPGIVEVLLEDNPWDCNCDLVSLKEWLENIPQNVLIGRVICEAPTRLQGNDLNETAEMELCPSKSGMDSSLVAPPTQDESPDRGPRPTPFKTSGVTESHSAGGGHNKGRPKARENWQLKTKPTAMAEPPANSSCPQSCSCRLIGTRQGLGVNCEGRKIESVANLKPKPLSAHELNLRDNNIHTVRRNQLRGYHSLNLLDLGGNNIKMIENGTFHNLTELRWLYMDKNYLDTLMAEMFVGLQNLEYLSLEYNDIQLIMPGAFSPMPNLRVLFLNNNLLKALPMDAFLGVSLSKISLHNNYFTFLPVPGVLDQLNSIIQIDLHGNPWDCSCNIVPFKQWTDKLGADVIVSDLKCESPEEFWKRDFRRIRNDLMCPQLYDKISPTSLSKNSTLPADTGTRPNSYLEPSRVSISVLVPGLLLVFVTSAFTVVGMLVFILRNRKRSKRRDGNSSASEINSLQTVCDSSYWHSGAYHADAPHRGYDCGAHSLSDK, via the coding sequence ATGCTGCTTTGGATTGTGTTGCTGAAGGCGGCTCTTTGTGTAGCTATCGGGAATGTTACAAGGGACGTCTGTAAGGAGCAGATCTGCTCCTGCAATGCAATAGAAGGCGATTTGCACATTGACTGTGAGAAAAGGAGCCTCACGAACCTGCATCATTTGACAGGTCCGAGCTCCCAGTTTTACCACCTCCTGCTTCATGGGAATTCTCTATCCAGACTGTTTCCCAATGAGTTTGCTAACTTTTACAATGCTGTGAGCTTGCATTTGGAGAACAATGGCTTGCACGACATCGTGCCAGGCGCTTTCTTGGGACTGCAGCTTGTGAAGCGGCTGCACATCAATAACAACAAGATCAGGTCTTTCAAAAAGAACACGTTTCTCGGTTTAGACGACCTGGAGTACCTTCAAGCTGACTTCAACCTTCTGAGGGACATCGACCCGTCTGTGTTCAGGGACTTGAGTAAGCTTGAAGTTTTAATCTTGAACGACAACCTTATTAGCGCTCTTCCCATCAACGTGTTTCAGAACGTGCCCATCACGCACCTCGACCTGAGAGGGAACCGAATAAAAACGTTGCCTTACGAAGGGATTCTAGAGCAGATACCTGGCATCGTGGAGGTTTTACTGGAGGACAACCCATGGGATTGCAACTGCGATTTGGTTTCCCTAAAGGAATGGCTGGAGAACATCCCACAGAATGTGCTCATTGGACGGGTCATTTGCGAGGCACCCACTCGGCTACAAGGGAACGACCTGAACGAAACGGCCGAGATGGAGCTGTGCCCTTCAAAGAGTGGCATGGATTCCAGCCTGGTGGCGCCTCCCACCCAGGACGAAAGCCCTGATCGTGGCCCCCGTCCTACGCCCTTTAAAACTAGCGGGGTGACGGAGTCACATAGTGCTGGGGGAGGGCATAACAAGGGCCGTCCCAAAGCCAGAGAGAATTGGCAGCTGAAAACGAAGCCCACAGCAATGGCGGAGCCGCCTGCTAATTCATCCTGCCCCCAATCTTGTAGTTGTAGGCTGATAGGAACTAGGCAAGGGCTCGGGGTTAACTGCGAGGGCAGGAAGATAGAAAGTGTGGCTAATCTCAAACCCAAGCCACTAAGCGCGCACGAGTTAAATCTGCGCGACAACAACATTCACACCGTGAGAAGGAACCAGCTTAGAGGCTACCATAGTTTAAACTTGCTCGATTTGGGGGGGAATAACATTAAAATGATCGAAAACGGCACTTTTCACAATCTCACCGAGTTGAGGTGGCTCTACATGGACAAGAACTACTTGGATACGCTAATGGCGGAGATGTTTGTTGGACTACAGAACCTGGAGTATCTCAGTTTGGAATACAATGACATCCAGCTCATAATGCCAGGCGCCTTCAGCCCGATGCCCAACCTGAGGGTGCTCTTTCTCAACAACAACCTGCTCAAAGCTCTACCCATGGATGCGTTCCTGGGGGTGTCTTTGTCTAAAATAAGCTTGCATAACAATTATTTCACATTTCTGCCCGTGCCGGGCGTCTTAGACCAGCTCAACTCTATCATCCAGATCGATTTGCATGGGAACCCCTGGGATTGCTCGTGCAACATTGTCCCGTTTAAGCAGTGGACAGACAAGCTCGGGGCGGACGTCATCGTGAGCGATCTCAAATGCGAGTCCCCTGAGGAGTTCTGGAAGAGGGATTTCCGCCGGATCAGGAATGATCTGATGTGCCCTCAGCTCTACGACAAGATCTCCCCCACCTCTCTGTCCAAAAACAGCACTCTCCCTGCAGACACCGGCACGCGGCCCAACTCCTACCTGGAGCCCAGCAGAGTCTCCATATCGGTGCTCGTGCCCGGCCTGCTCTTGGTTTTCGTGACGTCTGCCTTCACCGTGGTGGGAATGCTGGTCTTTATCCTGCGCAATCGAAAGAGATCGAAACGGAGAGATGGCAACTCTTCTGCATCAGAAATCAATTCTTTACAGACAGTTTGCGACTCGTCCTATTGGCACAGCGGAGCTTATCACGCAGACGCACCACACAGAGGTTACGACTGTGGTGCCCACTCTCTTTCTGACAAATGA